CACACCAAGAACCCTGGCACCGGCACGCGAAAATGATGCTTTGAGCTTCGAAAACTCCTTTGCTTCAATGGTGCAGCCGGGCGTGTTGTCTTTTGGATAAAAAAATAAGACGACGTACGGCTCCCTGCAATCCTTCAAGGCAATTTTTCTTCCGGACTTGTCCTTCAGCGTGAACGACGGCGCTCTTCTTCTCCTTTGCAACGGTTTTTCTTGTTCCATATCTCGTTCCACACCCCTCCACTTCATCATCGAGTAATCATAGGTATCATAATCCAATTAAAAAAATTAAAAAAAAAAGAAAACACGTAAAATGCGCAATGCCATTTTTTTCTTTTCAGCCTTCTTCTTTTCTGCTCGTTTCTCTTCTCTGCGCGCTTATATCTTCCCTACCAGTTCAATTCCTGGCTTGAGTGTTTTCTCACCCGGCTCCCAATTCATAGGGCACGCCTCGCCGCCGTGCTCTCGCACATACTGCGCCGCCTGCAGCTTTCTCAAAAGCTCCTTCGTGTTCCGCCCAATGCTGTTATCGTGGATCTCATACGCCTTGACTACGCCGTCCGGGTCGATGATGAACGTCGCGCGCAAGCTCAGTCCTTCTTCATCAATGTAGGTTCCATACGCTTTGCAAATCTTCCCTGTCGGGTCAGCAACCATGGGAAACTTCACCTTCGCAATCGTCTTTGAATTATCAAACCACGCTTTGTGCACGAACTCCGTGTCGGTACTGACAGACAATACTTCCGCATTGAGCTTCTTGAGTTCGCCGTAGTGATCGGCCAAGTCCCCTATTTCCGTTGGGCACACAAAGGTGAAGTCTGCCGGGTAGAAGAAGAGTACTACCCACTTGCCCTTGTAGTCGGACAAGTTCACCGTGGTAAAGCTGTCGTTGTGGAATGCCTTTGCCGAAAACTCCGGTGCGTGTTCGTTTATTTTTACTACCATTGTTCTTTCCTCCTGTGCAGAGCGAGACGGCGAAAGCCTCTCCCAGCAACTGCACATCTTTTTTTCCTTTCTTTTTCTTTCTTTTTTCCTTACGTTTTCCCTGCTTATTTTCTTCATCACTATTATTCGTTCTTCACCGTTCAACGTTCTTGAGGACCACCTCGCCAGCCCTTCCCTGCACGACACAACGGCATGCGAGGCGCTCCTCTTTTTTGTGTGTCATTCGGCGTTCGGACGCTTCTTTAGGCGAGAGCAATTCGCCCCCGCTCACTACCTGCACTTTGCACACGCCACACGCGCCCTGGTGGCACCCAAACAGCACTCCCACCTCTTTGGCTGCAGGGATTATCGATGTGCCCTTTGGCGCAAAGGCGGATGCGCCGTTTAAGGTGATGGTCACGCCTTCCTTGCTTCTTGCGTCCCTGGCGCGTGCATGGTCAATCGAGGCGCGCGTGATTGTGTTCTTCTGTTTTGTTTCTGTTTCTTTTCCCATGCTCTTTTGAGATTCCTGGAGATTCCCTGCCTTCTTCATTGCTGCACGGTTCTCCTGCGTTCAGCACCCTCCTGTTCCTCCTCTGTTCCCTTCTGCCCTGTCACTTCACGCTTGACATCACTCTTGCACGAGCATTGCGCGAGCATGAGCGGCACTTCCCACGAAACGTTATTTCAACACAGTCCACCACACCCATCTTGCGTCCTGCACGCACGACTACATCCCCTATGCGCTTCTCGGCCACGTCACTCACGCGTCCGCACACGGTGCACACGAAATGTGCATGCGGAGAGGTCATGCCGTCAAACCGCGCTTCTCTGTCTGTTCTTAGTTCTTTGATTTCTCCTCTTTTTGCGAGCACGTGAAGGTTGCGATACACAGTAGCGAGCGAGACGGAAGGAAGTTTCTTTCTCACAAGAGCGTGTACTTCTTCAGCGGAAGGGTGGTTGTGGCTCATCTTCACTGCTGTAAGAACCGCCCTTCTTTGTTTTGTTTCTCTCGAATCACCCATGGCAGTGTTCCTCTTTCGCGTTTCCCTCAAGGTGTAAACTTAAAGACACGCACATCGACGTTTCTTTAACCCTGCACGCATATTTACTTTAATTACCTTTACTCCAATATACCTTTAACTTAAACCTAACTTAATTAGTAATTTTTATCAATAAGAAACCAGCAACCCTTTTTAA
This is a stretch of genomic DNA from Candidatus Woesearchaeota archaeon. It encodes these proteins:
- the ahpC gene encoding peroxiredoxin, translating into MVVKINEHAPEFSAKAFHNDSFTTVNLSDYKGKWVVLFFYPADFTFVCPTEIGDLADHYGELKKLNAEVLSVSTDTEFVHKAWFDNSKTIAKVKFPMVADPTGKICKAYGTYIDEEGLSLRATFIIDPDGVVKAYEIHDNSIGRNTKELLRKLQAAQYVREHGGEACPMNWEPGEKTLKPGIELVGKI
- a CDS encoding (2Fe-2S)-binding protein, whose translation is MKKAGNLQESQKSMGKETETKQKNTITRASIDHARARDARSKEGVTITLNGASAFAPKGTSIIPAAKEVGVLFGCHQGACGVCKVQVVSGGELLSPKEASERRMTHKKEERLACRCVVQGRAGEVVLKNVER
- a CDS encoding transcriptional repressor, whose translation is MRETRKRNTAMGDSRETKQRRAVLTAVKMSHNHPSAEEVHALVRKKLPSVSLATVYRNLHVLAKRGEIKELRTDREARFDGMTSPHAHFVCTVCGRVSDVAEKRIGDVVVRAGRKMGVVDCVEITFRGKCRSCSRNARARVMSSVK